CGCTTCGACCAGCCCCGCGTCACGCAACGTCCCGACCGCCCGCTCGACCACAAGCTGACTGACGCCGCAGTCGCTCATGATCTGGCGAACCGAAGGCATCGCCTCACCGGGGGCGAGCATGATCAACTTCCGATCCAGGTAACGAATCACCTGGTTGCGGCGCCTTGCGGATTGTTCCGTAATGGTTTGCATCGGTGCACTACTCAAAGGATGCGAGCGACCAGACTCTTGCGGCGACTAGTCCCAACAGTATCATGCACGCCGCCGGCGAGCGAGCATCATCAGACCGCCGAGGCCGAGCAGCGACAGGCTCGCCGGCTCGGGGACGAATGCCCCTTCGGGCACCTCGTAGTTGTTGTTTTCATCAAGCTCGTACAAGTCGCTGATAAGCGTATTGGTGATCCGCACGCTGTCGCCGTAGCCTTGCAGGCCGCGGTCGGCACCGCCTGTATTTCCGGTAAACAGGTAAAGTATGTCATTCTCAGTCGTCACAGAGGGTGAAACCGACCCTGAAGGCGTACGCAAGCCGGTGTCTTCTCCGGCAAATTCACCATTGATCCACATCCGGATCTGGTGTTCGCTCGCGTCGGACGATGTCATGTCCCAGTCGACAGAAACCAGTTGCCACTCATTAGCCTCGACGGTGTTAGCGCCGGCATTAATGTTGCCGTTCCCGCTCCCTGAATAGCTGGGGAAAACCTGAAATCTCCAACTCGTGCCGCCGCTGAGGGCAGACAACTGCATCGTTCCACCGTTATCCAGTCCAAGTCGAAACAGGCGGAAGTCTTCACTCGCGCCCGGACGAACCCAGGCTTCGAACGACCCCTTATCGAACTCAAAGTTCCCCAACGCACTGTAACCCAGGTTCGCCGCATCGCTGTCGCCCTTGAAGGCGCCGGTGCCGAACTTCACCTGCTCATCGGAGGTATCGGGGAACCCACCTGCACTCTGATTCAACACCTGCACCTCACCACTACCGACGGCGAAGTCTGCAGCCAGGCGTTCCGCCGCCGTGGCGCTCTCAAGATCATCGAAATTGTGCACGAAGAGGACGTCCGCGGAAGCCGGGGCACCCAGCAAGCCAACACCAAGGACAGCCGTCATCGCCGAGCGAACCATGGAAAGTCGAAGCATTATTCATTCTCCTTGTCGAAATGAGGATCCAATGGCCGTTTTCAAGCCGGCCGACAGTGATTTTCGACCTGTGCATTAAAACTGTATGATTCGAGTGCAATCTACCTGCCTTGATTCGGCTCGTCAAGAGTTTTTGTTTTTTTTGCCGTTCAAAGGGGAAGGTGTGGAGAAAGGCGCGGTGGCGGCCCATGAGCCTGAGCAACTCGACAGTGCCTGGCAACCAAGGATCGACATGCCAGGCTGACATTGCCAAGGTGACGCCGGGCATGCTCAACTGGACGGCCACCACCATCACCCGCCGCCGCGTGAAGACCGGCAGGCACAAGACCGTGCCCACCGTCACCATGACCGTGGCCGAGCAGGCCGTGGGGTTGAAGCCGGGGCGAATTTGTCCAGCGATCCAGCGAGGAACCAGGGCCGCCGGCTGGCGGTGGCGCAAAGTGGATGAATTGAATATTGACCCGGCGGTCGCCGGGGTGTGATGGCGGATGATTGAACAAATGGTCCGGCCACCACGAGGATGTACCGGCCAGCTAGCGGGGACCACCGTCGAATGGCACGGTCAAAATCACGCGAGTCCCTACGCTCGGCTGGCTGTCGACCTCCATCGTGCCCCCCACGTTTTCAATGCGACGACGGATGCGTTTCACGCATCACGCGCGACATCGCCACGCTTCCGGTGCACGTGATCGACCGCGAACGCAACGAACGCGTCCATTCGCACCCGGTGGCCGAGCTTCTACGCCATCCATCGGACTATATGACGCCGGCCTCATTCTGGACGGCTACACCATGAACGCGCTGCTCTATGGCAACCCGTACGCGTTCATCACTCGCGACGAGCGCTTCCGCCCGGTGGAACTGCTGCCCCTGATGGCACGAGATACGGAGCCCCGCCGCCGCGACGGCCAACTATATTACGTGACACGCACCAACGCGCAGGCCATGCCCCTGCTGGCGTCTGACGTGCTGCATGCGCCATATATGGCGATCGACGGCATTACCGGCATGAGCCCGATACCCCCTAAACACCGCCGGCCGAATCTGTACCCCTTTGAGATTTTCACCCCAAGGGGTACACCAGGGGGTACAAATGCCAAAGGGGCACAACCTGCGAGCGTAAAAAAAGCCCTAAATCATTGCGATCTAGGGCTTTATGGAATCGGGGTGACAGGATTCGAACCTGCGACCTCTTCGTCCCGAACGAAGCGCTCTACCAAGCTGAGCTACACCCCGAGGTGTGTGGCGATGCGTTTGATTTTCAAACAGCGCGGCCATCGTGCCGGGCCACGCTTGCGTAACGCAAGCAGGAAAGTCTACGCGACAACCCCTTCCACTGCAAACCGCAGGCGGGAACGGGCGGCTGAACGACGGGG
The Phycisphaerales bacterium AB-hyl4 genome window above contains:
- a CDS encoding LamG-like jellyroll fold domain-containing protein, whose translation is MLRLSMVRSAMTAVLGVGLLGAPASADVLFVHNFDDLESATAAERLAADFAVGSGEVQVLNQSAGGFPDTSDEQVKFGTGAFKGDSDAANLGYSALGNFEFDKGSFEAWVRPGASEDFRLFRLGLDNGGTMQLSALSGGTSWRFQVFPSYSGSGNGNINAGANTVEANEWQLVSVDWDMTSSDASEHQIRMWINGEFAGEDTGLRTPSGSVSPSVTTENDILYLFTGNTGGADRGLQGYGDSVRITNTLISDLYELDENNNYEVPEGAFVPEPASLSLLGLGGLMMLARRRRA